From a single Nicotiana tomentosiformis chromosome 2, ASM39032v3, whole genome shotgun sequence genomic region:
- the LOC138906042 gene encoding uncharacterized protein, protein MGQKHPSFSWSTPGGTTNVWEQNNPIFQGAPGFVNQPRPQFQPQHSAQPGLEDLMKSFIVKTDERLDAHGSAIKELGTSLRSLEKKVGQIATVHYERILGTLPADTERNPKEMVYAVTLRRGQVLKDPILVQKENVHEKESGEQLKNEFDKKKKCKKGVEKKKEEETSRREEYNESEHMPALAFPQKLYREKLDKQFERFLDMLRHVDVNFPFIEVISQMPAYAKFLKEILEKKRKIEETSVVKLTEHCSAILQNKLPQKKLENELGEIRFAPISLQLADQTTIIPEGIVQDVLVRVDKFVLPVDFIVVKMEENKEVPLILGRPFLVTGRAILDIHDRQLMFRVGEETVTFEMNVEMGMRKEKPATSVELRVKSSKEKVPTIEK, encoded by the exons atgggtcagaagcaccccagtTTTTCATGGAGTACACCTGGGGGTACAACAAATGTATGGGAACAAAACAATCCCATATttcaaggagctcctggttttgtgAATCAGCCGAGGCCGCAGTTCCAGCCTCAACATTCCGCTCAGCCTgggctagaagatctaatgaagtctttcattgtcaagacagatgagagattagatgctcatggttcagctatcaaagaacttggcactAGTTTGCGAAGTTTGGAGAAgaaagtgggacaaattgcaactgTACACTATGAGAGAATCTTAGGTACTCTACCAGCTGACACTGAAAGAAACCCCAAAGAAATGGTGTATGCTGTAACCTTGAGAAGAGGGCAAGTATTAAAAGATCCCATTCTGGTCCAAAAAGAGAATGTacatgaaaaagaaagtggggagcagctgaaaaatgaatttgataagaagaagaaatgcAAGAAGGGAGTTGAGAAAAAGAAGgaggaggaaacttcaagaagggaggaatataatgagagcgagcatatgcctgctctagcttttccccaaaagctgtatagggaaaagctggacaagcagtttgagagatttctagatatgctgagACATGTTGATGTAAATTTTCCATTCATAGAAGTTATCTCACAAATGCcggcttatgccaaattcttgaaggagatccttgaAAAGAAAAGGAAGATCGAGGAGACATCGgtagtcaagctcacagagcattgtagcgcaatcttgcaaaacaaactcccacaaaa gaaattaGAGAATGAGCTTGGGGAGATAAGGTTtgcgccaatatctttgcagctggcagaccaaacaactatcatacccgaggggatagtgcaAGATGtattagttcgggtagataagttcgtccttcctgtagatttcattgtggtgaagatggaggagaacaaagaggttccccttatcttaggaagaccattcttagtgacgggtagagcaatattagatatacatgataGACAACTTATgtttagagtgggtgaggaaacGGTGACCTTCGAGATGAATGTGGAGATGGGGATGAGAAAGGAGAAGCCAGCTACAAGTGTAGAGTTGAGAGTGAAAAGCTCGAAAGAGAAGGTCCCAACGATTGAGAAAtaa